A window from Dunckerocampus dactyliophorus isolate RoL2022-P2 chromosome 15, RoL_Ddac_1.1, whole genome shotgun sequence encodes these proteins:
- the krcp gene encoding kelch repeat-containing protein isoform X1 — protein sequence MEGFGVYAVFGVDTPPQRLLSGEGPHRVSVAVPATVHQVVLFSSGPWRDRICVNADLYDAQQTPITIGKLTPYNRCLSWEQWDEETWTNGVTLHVTLEGQMVRNNLVEPAVILAVKEHTPKYAVAAHAHHELNSKKKRKRADRDKDAKLAAEEENVCPNSTLDQTTPVRKVKGHAKGTQKLSSDSVVAAKGKAANSSRDVQGNVGRTPPQSGARSKSRLVKTPTYTSSLGNPSGRWGQTLCPIDAQTAILIGGQGARMQFCKDPMWKLCTEDMSWVAAETLAQGPTPESRIGHSSVYDPDSKRIFVFGGSKNKKWFNDVHILDTQSWKWTMVEAQGKVPPLAYHSCSMFRGELFVLGGVFPRPNPEPDGCSDSLYIFDPQLSIWYQPIVIGDTPSPRSGHSACVMQEGRIYIFGGWDTPVCYNDMFVLDLGLMEFSTVQTSGKAPSPRCWHGSAVLSNTKFLIYGGYNGNNALSDAFIFDTDTNIWMEVTLPQLSVPRAGHSIIAMEMGQVSGSTTLLVFGGGDNEGTFYADVATISVEELLALL from the exons ATGGAGGGATTTGGAGTTTATGCGGTCTTCGGAGTAGACACACCGCCTCAACGGTTGCTGAG cggTGAAGGGCCGCACCGTGTGTCAGTTGCAGTTCCCGCGACTGTCCACCAAGTGGTGCTGTTTAGCAGCGGACCATGGCGGGACAGAATCTGCGTCAACGCGGACCTCTATGATGCTCAGCAGACCCCCATCACAATCGGCAAACTGACTCCTTATAACAG ATGTCTGTCATGGGAGCAGTGGGATGAGGAGACATGGACAAACGGGGTCACTCTGCATGTCACTCTGGAAGGACAGATG gtAAGAAATAATTTGGTAGAACCAGCAGTCATCTTGGCCGTCAAGGAACACACGCCGAAA TATGCCGTGGCTGCCCATGCACACCATGAGCTCAACAGCAAGAAGAAGAGAAAGCGAGCGGACAGAGACAAGGATGCAAAGCTGGCAGCGGAGGAGGAGAACGTGTGTCCCAACAGCACCCTGGACCAAACGACACCTGTTCGAAAAGTCAAGGGTCACGCCAAAGGAACCCAGAAGCTCTCCTCTGACAGCGTAGTTGCGGCCAAGGGTAAAGCAG CTAACAGCTCGCGAGATGTGCAAGGTAATGTGGGAAGGACACCACCCCAAAGCGGGGCCAGGTCCAAGAGCAGGCTGGTCAAGACTCCCACATACACTT CATCACTGGGGAACCCCTCTGGACGATGGGGGCAAACGCTGTGTCCCATTGATGCCCAGACTGCTATCTTGATTGGAGGACAAGGAGCCAGGATGCAGTTCTGCAAAGATCCCATGTGGAAGCTCTGCACGG AGGACATGTCCTGGGTGGCGGCCGAGACGCTGGCACAAGGTCCCACTCCTGAGTCCAGGATTGGCCACTCGTCCGTCTACGACCCGGACTCAAAGCGGATCTTCGTGTTTGGAGGCTCTAAGAACAAGAAGTGGTTCAATGACGTCCACATTCTTGACACGCAGAGCTGGAAGTGGACCATGGTGGAG GCCCAAGGTAAGGTCCCCCCACTGGCTTACCACAGCTGTAGCATGTTTCGGGGGGAACTCTTCGTCCTGGGAGGTGTCTTCCCTCGGCCCAACCCGGAGCCGGATGGCTGCAGCGACTCTTTGTACATCTTTGACCCCCAGCTGTCCATCTGGTACCAGCCCATCGTCATTGGTGACACCCCCTCACCCCGCTCTGG tcactctgcatgtgtgatGCAGGAGGGGAGGATATACATATTTGGTGGGTGGGACACCCCTGTGTGCTACAACGACATGTTTGTGTTGGACCTTG gTCTGATGGAGTTTTCTACTGTGCAGACAAGTGGAAAAGCCCCTTCCCCGAGATG CTGGCATGGCAGCGCAGTCCTCTCCAATACAAAGTTCTTGATCTACGGTGGCTACAACGGAAACAATGCTCTCAGCGACGCGTTCATCTTTGACACAG ATACAAACATTTGGATGGAAGTGACGCTCCCACAGCTGTCTGTGCCCAGGGCAGGTCACTCCATCATTGCCATGGAAATGGGCCAGGTCTCAGGGAGCACAACTCTGCTGGTGTTTGGAGGCGGAGACAACGAGGGCACGTTTTACGCTGACGTGGCCACCATCAGTGTAGAGGAGCTGCTTGCTCTCCTTTGA
- the krcp gene encoding kelch repeat-containing protein isoform X2, which produces MEGFGVYAVFGVDTPPQRLLSGEGPHRVSVAVPATVHQVVLFSSGPWRDRICVNADLYDAQQTPITIGKLTPYNRCLSWEQWDEETWTNGVTLHVTLEGQMVRNNLVEPAVILAVKEHTPKYAVAAHAHHELNSKKKRKRADRDKDAKLAAEEENVCPNSTLDQTTPVRKVKGHAKGTQKLSSDSVVAAKGKAANSSRDVQGNVGRTPPQSGARSKSRLVKTPTYTSSLGNPSGRWGQTLCPIDAQTAILIGGQGARMQFCKDPMWKLCTEDMSWVAAETLAQGPTPESRIGHSSVYDPDSKRIFVFGGSKNKKWFNDVHILDTQSWKWTMVEAQGKVPPLAYHSCSMFRGELFVLGGVFPRPNPEPDGCSDSLYIFDPQLSIWYQPIVIGDTPSPRSGHSACVMQEGRIYIFGGWDTPVCYNDMFVLDLGEDVTSDGVFYCADKWKSPFPEMLAWQRSPLQYKVLDLRWLQRKQCSQRRVHL; this is translated from the exons ATGGAGGGATTTGGAGTTTATGCGGTCTTCGGAGTAGACACACCGCCTCAACGGTTGCTGAG cggTGAAGGGCCGCACCGTGTGTCAGTTGCAGTTCCCGCGACTGTCCACCAAGTGGTGCTGTTTAGCAGCGGACCATGGCGGGACAGAATCTGCGTCAACGCGGACCTCTATGATGCTCAGCAGACCCCCATCACAATCGGCAAACTGACTCCTTATAACAG ATGTCTGTCATGGGAGCAGTGGGATGAGGAGACATGGACAAACGGGGTCACTCTGCATGTCACTCTGGAAGGACAGATG gtAAGAAATAATTTGGTAGAACCAGCAGTCATCTTGGCCGTCAAGGAACACACGCCGAAA TATGCCGTGGCTGCCCATGCACACCATGAGCTCAACAGCAAGAAGAAGAGAAAGCGAGCGGACAGAGACAAGGATGCAAAGCTGGCAGCGGAGGAGGAGAACGTGTGTCCCAACAGCACCCTGGACCAAACGACACCTGTTCGAAAAGTCAAGGGTCACGCCAAAGGAACCCAGAAGCTCTCCTCTGACAGCGTAGTTGCGGCCAAGGGTAAAGCAG CTAACAGCTCGCGAGATGTGCAAGGTAATGTGGGAAGGACACCACCCCAAAGCGGGGCCAGGTCCAAGAGCAGGCTGGTCAAGACTCCCACATACACTT CATCACTGGGGAACCCCTCTGGACGATGGGGGCAAACGCTGTGTCCCATTGATGCCCAGACTGCTATCTTGATTGGAGGACAAGGAGCCAGGATGCAGTTCTGCAAAGATCCCATGTGGAAGCTCTGCACGG AGGACATGTCCTGGGTGGCGGCCGAGACGCTGGCACAAGGTCCCACTCCTGAGTCCAGGATTGGCCACTCGTCCGTCTACGACCCGGACTCAAAGCGGATCTTCGTGTTTGGAGGCTCTAAGAACAAGAAGTGGTTCAATGACGTCCACATTCTTGACACGCAGAGCTGGAAGTGGACCATGGTGGAG GCCCAAGGTAAGGTCCCCCCACTGGCTTACCACAGCTGTAGCATGTTTCGGGGGGAACTCTTCGTCCTGGGAGGTGTCTTCCCTCGGCCCAACCCGGAGCCGGATGGCTGCAGCGACTCTTTGTACATCTTTGACCCCCAGCTGTCCATCTGGTACCAGCCCATCGTCATTGGTGACACCCCCTCACCCCGCTCTGG tcactctgcatgtgtgatGCAGGAGGGGAGGATATACATATTTGGTGGGTGGGACACCCCTGTGTGCTACAACGACATGTTTGTGTTGGACCTTGGTGAGGACGTGAC gTCTGATGGAGTTTTCTACTGTGCAGACAAGTGGAAAAGCCCCTTCCCCGAGATG CTGGCATGGCAGCGCAGTCCTCTCCAATACAAAGTTCTTGATCTACGGTGGCTACAACGGAAACAATGCTCTCAGCGACGCGTTCATCTTTGA
- the LOC129167892 gene encoding DNA damage-inducible transcript 4-like protein, with amino-acid sequence MVATSTLKPKSSECISEVAERKYDQASLEKELDFWDHCLAGPPRNTDATDDRRCLQLAKMFESCLSRAKRSMLHCSSVLVPEKLTRRIAGEVLRLASCEPCGLRGCVLYVLLELDKGCQQLERIVYDTNVVPTFELTLVFKQDGTAWPSLRDFLFMGTCFAPNFRRALKLSPGFRLVKKKLYSSSAGTLIEEC; translated from the exons ATGGTTGCCACCAGCACACTGAAGCCCAAAAGCAGCGAGTGCATCTCTGAGGTGGCCGAGCGGAAATACGACCAGGCGAGCCTGGAAAAGG AACTAGATTTTTGGGATCACTGCTTGGCCGGGCCCCCAAGGAATACAGATGCCACTGATGACAGACGCTGCCTCCAGCTGGCCAAGATGTTTGAGAGCTGCCTGTCTCGAGCCAAGAGGTCAATGCTCCACTGCTCCTCCGTGCTGGTCCCAGAGAAGCTGACACGGAGGATAGCAGGAGAAGTGCTGCGCTTGGCGTCCTGCGAGCCATGTGGCCTGCGCGGCTGCGTCCTCTATGTGCTCCTGGAGCTGGACAAGGGCTGCCAGCAGCTGGAGCGCATCGTGTACgacaccaacgtggtgcccacctTTGAGCTGACTCTGGTGTTCAAGCAGGACGGCACCGCCTGGCCGAGCTTGCGGGACTTCCTTTTCATGGGCACCTGCTTCGCCCCGAACTTCAGACGTGCGCTCAAATTGAGTCCAGGCTTCCGGCTAgtcaaaaaaaaactgtactcCTCCTCGGCTGGGACCTTGATCGAGGAGTGTTGA
- the LOC129168429 gene encoding proteoglycan 4-like produces MKTIRLLFVLLLASVHIFTPVSAAETDDKQEGTTSHHTPEAAEPAPPAGPAPPAEPVPPAEPASPAEPAPPAEPAPPAEPAPPAEPAPPEEPAPPEEPAPPAEPAPPAEPAPPAEPAPPAEPAPPAEATPPAETAAPGPAAPGNASQPTTPQPATAATGQPTVAPPQLENTKTEPPVPTMEKTQSPKAQNDSNTDTASNKTQGLNDTMVPLQPDKETGQTTEKSPGPQKGSSDKEPAKAGTDKRLWWVLLPILLVAAAAAIVLKFKCKKVHDHTETIDTGTENASFQSRPESTKDGVMLLGVKSSGSEENAAR; encoded by the exons ATGAAGACCATCAGGCTTCTTTTTGTCCTCCTCCTAGCATCAGTGCACATCTTCACTCCAG TGTCAGCAGCTGAAACAGACGACAAGCAGGAGGGAACTACAAGCCACCACA CACCTGAAGCTGCAGAACCTGCACCACCTGCGGGACCCGCGCCACCTGCAGAACCCGTGCCCCCAGCGGAGCCCGCGTCCCCAGCGGAGCCCGCGCCACCAGCTGAGcccgcaccgccagcggagccCGCGCCACCAGCTGAGCCCGCACCACCAGAGGAGCCCGCACCACCAGAGGAGCCCGCACCACCAGCGGAGCCCGCGCCGCCAGCGGAGCCCGCGCCGCCAGCGGAGCCCGCGCCGCCAGCGGAGCCCGCACCACCAGCGGAAGCTACACCACCAGCAGAAACTGCAGCACCTGGACCTGCAGCACCTGGTAATGCATCGCAGCCTACAACACCACAGCctgcaacagcagcaacaggcCAACCCACAGTAGCGCCTCCACAACTTGAGAACA caaaAACGGAGCCGCCAGTCCCGACAATGGAGAAGACCCAGTCACCAAAAGCCCAaaatgactccaacacagacaCTGCGAGCAACAAGACTCAAG GCCTAAACGACACCATGGTTCCTTTGCAGCCTGACAAAG AGACCGGCCAGACCACAGAGAAGAGCCCTG GTCCTCAGAAGGGCAGCAGTGACAAGGAGCCTGCCAAAGCAG GGACAGACAAAAGGCTTTGGTGGGTTTTGCTTCCCATCCTGCTAGTTGCCGCCGCCGCAGCCATTGTCCTCAAGTTCAAATGCAAGAAGGTCCACGACCACACAG AGACTATTGATACCGGAACTGAGAA CGCATCTTTCCAGAGCCGCCCCGAAAGCACCAAAGATGGCGTCATGCTCCTCGGTGTGAAGTCATCAGGCAGCGAGGAGAACG CTGCAAGATAA